One Triticum dicoccoides isolate Atlit2015 ecotype Zavitan chromosome 5B, WEW_v2.0, whole genome shotgun sequence genomic window carries:
- the LOC119305154 gene encoding uncharacterized protein LOC119305154, with protein MALRLHHRPLLLLLLLLLVLSTASATHSPESATASASARAHHHHHRSPFGTATAHFHPVPSAAPSMHQNHLHADTQSLLATGDVDPVLADAQATDAAEARPTPLVPPQAEAASPPPTLVLPVPDLAEATPTTPAAATTTTTSTLLPLPATVATTTSPPPPPAVSDAEQGLQQLSRVLTSLGYNEMASEAPLLAHAPPLARWPGAITVFAAPDAFLQAACPMCSRRHLLEQHIAMGYYPYSELAAAATMKIPSASVGFCIKVATERGPFGIHYARIYADGVEVSHPELYNDGRYVVHGLHGFLRPLTHSCFDGPHHHHLTGRSAAASAATAASVVRIMIRDAMARLRDGGYGFMALAMRVKFAELEKFANLTLFALDDPAIFVGGGHDYVSAVRFHIVPNHRLTRADLHRLRPGTVLPTLAGEGQSLVVTHYATGSASSNDDVRVNYIPIKEPDVVVNSRIAVHGVYVPFPRLHLADLAVASATDQTNGTCGVGGPFGDCASSAITSPGE; from the coding sequence ATggctctccgtcttcaccaccgacccctcctcctcctcctcctcctcctcctcgtgctaTCCACCGCCTCCGCCACGCACTCGCCGGAGAGcgccaccgcctccgcctccgcccgcgcccaccaccaccaccaccgctcgCCGTTCGGCACGGCCACCGCCCACTTCCACCCTGTCCCTAGCGCCGCGCCCTCCATGCACCAAAACCACCTCCACGCCGACACCCAGTCCCTGCTCGCCACCGGCGACGTCGACCCCGTCCTCGCCGACGCGCAGGCCACGGACGCGGCGGAGGCCCGTCCCACTCCGCTCGTGCCGCCCCAGGCCGAAGCGGCATCACCGCCTCCCACGCTCGTCCTCCCGGTGCCGGATCTCGCGGAGGCGACGCCGACGACGCCCGCTGCAGCAACGACAACGACGACCAGCACGCTTCTCCCGCTCCCTGCCACGGTGGCGACGACCACGAGCCCGCCTCCGCCTCCCGCCGTGTCCGACGCCGAGCAGGGGCTGCAGCAGCTCTCCAGGGTGCTCACCTCGCTGGGGTACAACGAGATGGCGTCGGAGGCGCCGCTCCTCGCCCACGCGCCGCCGCTCGCGAGGTGGCCCGGGGCCATCACCGTCTTCGCGGCCCCCGACGCCTTCCTCCAGGCCGCCTGCCCCATGTGCTCGCGCCGCCACCTCCTCGAGCAGCACATCGCCATGGGCTACTACCCCTACTCCGAGCTCGCCGCCGCAGCCACCATGAAGATCCCCTCCGCCTCCGTCGGCTTCTGCATCAAGGTCGCCACCGAGCGGGGCCCCTTCGGCATCCACTACGCCAGGATCTACGCCGACGGCGTCGAGGTGTCCCACCCAGAGCTCTACAACGACGGCCGCTACGTCGTCCACGGCCTCCACGGCTTCCTGCGCCCGCTCACGCACTCCTGCTTCGACGGCCCGCACCACCATCACCTCACCGGCCGCTCCGCCGCAGCCTCCGCGGCCACCGCTGCCTCCGTGGTGCGCATCATGATCCGCGACGCCATGGCGCGACTCCGCGACGGGGGCTACGGCTTCATGGCGCTGGCCATGCGCGTCAAGTTCGCCGAGCTCGAGAAGTTCGCCAACCTGACGCTCTTCGCGCTCGACGACCCGGCCATCTTCGTCGGCGGAGGCCACGACTACGTCTCGGCGGTGCGCTTCCACATCGTCCCCAACCACCGCCTCACGCGCGCAGACCTCCACCGCCTCCGCCCCGGCACGGTCCTCCCCACTCTGGCCGGCGAGGGCCAGAGCCTCGTCGTCACCCACTACGCCACCGGCTCCGCCTCCTCCAACGACGACGTCCGCGTCAACTACATACCCATCAAGGAGCCCGACGTGGTGGTCAACTCGCGCATCGCCGTCCACGGCGTCTACGTGCCGTTCCCCCGCCTCCACCTCGCCGACCTCGCCGTCGCGTCCGCCACCGACCAGACGAACGGCACCTGCGGCGTTGGGGGGCCCTTCGGCGACTGCGCCTCCTCAGCGATCACCTCTCCCGGCGAGTGA